From the genome of Phyllostomus discolor isolate MPI-MPIP mPhyDis1 unplaced genomic scaffold, mPhyDis1.pri.v3 mPhyDis1_scaffold_19, whole genome shotgun sequence:
CTGGTCCGTAGGTCCCCTTTTCTTCAGCTGCCGTGCCCTTGCTCTCGAAAATCCGCTCATGCAGGCTCTGAGCGAGCATGTGGAACCTCTAGCCCCTGTCCTGCAGCACTCCTCGCAGAAGGATCTGTGCAGTACGGACCTTGCTCTGTCTCTGAGTCTGGACTGCACTGTTGTCATGAAGATGAGGCATGTCCCCAAAGGTCTGCGTCTGGCTGAggtctccgccccgccccccctcccccgcccccgagcTGTTCTGCACCAGGTCTGAGCTCCTGAGCGTTTCTGGGGAATGTCTATGTCCATTCCAAGCCATTCCCGCTGGTGTGTTACTCCTGCCCTACCCTGGCACACCGAGGCCCCTGCACTGGGGCACCGAGGACACAGCCTCGGCCCAGAATCCACACCTGCTCTGAATAATGGCGCACCCGAGTCCCAGTTGGGGCTTCCTCTTCCAACAAgccatgcactgggggccagagaAGGCCCCGCTGGCTTGCTCATGCACGGGCTCCACCTCCTGCTGGAGCACCTCTGGAGACTCCAGTGGCGACCAAGTGCAGGGCCCCATGGGCCAAGGCCCTGCCTGCTCGCGTTTCACTGACTCCCggcctcgctccttggctttggcCTGCGACTCACCCTCCGCTTCCTCTGGGCCCTGACCCTCCCGTGTGTgtcactccccctcccacacaaACTCTTCCCCAGCAACCAGTTGCCCCTGCGTCCTTTCCTCATGGTGATTCTGCCTCTCGCTGCTTTCCCTCTGCAGGACGTCATGTTGCTGTTGCTCCATTCCTTCAACAAACAGCGCTTCGgcctccaccccctcctgccttcccacGTCTGGTTCTTGAAAACTCCCCTCCCCTACTAGCACTCCCACTTTCAGGCCCTACAACGTCCTCccttgcagctgctgctgctgctgctgctgctgctgctggggctgctgggttcCCTAGTCCAGTAGAAGCTCCGCCCCCCTCCAACAACTGCTCTTCAGtcaccacctcctccctccacaaTAGCGGATTCCCCAAGAGATGCTTCCTTGCCACCAACACCTCACCCTTATCCCACAACCCGCACCACTTGCAGGAGCTCATCCCCTTCAGCACAAACGGCTCCACTACCACCTATCCGCCCCGTGGTCCGTGCGCCTCCGTGCTCAAGGCTCAGCCCTCTAACGTCCTCGCTGGACCCTAGGCTCCTCATCGTCTACCAGGTGGTCTTCGGCCACCACCTCCTCCTACGTGCGCAACGCCAGCTCCTGCAAAATCTTTCCCCCTTGCTCCCGCTTCTTCCCCCAACACCCAAGCTCCCACTGctcctccctctgtgtcccctccTGCACCTTCGGCTCCCCCTCCTGCACTAATTGCTACTTTACCAACACCAACCCCCGTCCTGCTCACGTTCTACCTCCAGATCTGTGCAAAAAAAACGCCTCCTCTTCCGCCCCACACCTGTTCCTCTGctggcacttctccaaagatccTCCCCTGCCAGCGCCAACTGTACGTCCAGTGCCAACTCCTTCCTCACCGCCGTCAGCTGTCAGCTCTCGGCTCGGGCACAACCTCCTCCCCGCCTACCAGCTCCTCTTTCACTACTTTCCACCtagtccccttccctcctccctcccaagaCCTTGTCCCCGAGCCTCCTCCACATCCACCTAATGCCCCATGGCCTCATCCCGCCGTTCCATCTTTTGTGTCCCGGCCTGTCCTCTgaatcctcctcctccaccacctcccctgtAGTCCTCCTCCTACTCCCACTGCACTTTCGTATCTGTACGCTGCTGGACTTCCAGTCATCGCCCTCCACTTCATCACAGGGAAAAGCCAAAACCCTACTCCAAGGCCCCCCAGTCCGCTTCCACCAGCACTGCGTCCCCTGACCTCCCCTCGACCACCAGCCTGCGGTCCTCCAGCTCAAAAACTCCAGTACTgtccccaccctcagcctgggGAGCATGCAATTCCCACCACGCTTCCAACAGGAACGGGAAAGCATCCTCGCCAGGCACAACTGAGGCAGGCCCGGTCACGCCCTCCTATCTGCCACTGCACCTGGGAGCCCTGACAGACTCTGTCAGGTCACGTGGCCATTTGGAAGCAACGGCAAAGGAAGGGGCCTGGGGAGCCCCTGAGTGCACAGATACCGCCTACTCGCCACACAGCCTTCGTCCTCAGTCTAGCACCTACGTAGCAACAGGTGTTGGAAACACACAAACTGTACAGATGGAGACGCCCAGCATACGCTGACGGGCCCGTACCGGGATTCTGGCTGATGACCCTGAGCCGAAGCTGCCTGGGTGAGGGAACAGCTTGGTGAAGTCAGAATGCGGCACGCACGGGGCTGTGATGGGGCAAAGGGAGTCCGCAGGCCACGCCCAGCCCACTCATCACCCATCTCCTCCAGTCAGCGATGGGACCCGGGGTCAGGATTCCACGTGCACTGCACATGTGAATGTCGGTCCAGCTGATCTGCTTAAGAGCGGCACGTGACCCCTGCCACAAAAGACACAGACACGGAAGCACTGCTGAGAACTTTATGTGCCTTCCCCGTCACTCAGGTACATGAGGGAAACTCTCTGCGCCCACATCCACAGGCGATCCCTTGGGCAGCCTTTGTTCCTGTGCCAGAAAACCACACAGAATCCTTCAGCCGCCAGTGGCATGGGAAGGCTGCGCCCAGGCCGTGTCCTCCCTGGCCCAATTGCGCAGCCTGCCCAGCTCACTTCCCGCTCCCGAGCGTCCCCCAGGACTCACTCCCAAGTGAGCAGGCCCACACCTGCACCCCCAGGCACGGGCACACTACCCAAAGTCGTCTTTGGCCACTCTGTGACCCATGCTGTCCCCCAGTCATCGCGCCCTGCCCTTTCAGGACcccgcctcctctccctcccccaggacaGCCAAAGTGTGCCACCGGCAGTGAGGTGGGGTTGGCTGAAGGAGCCCGGGGCTTAGATAGGTACCCCGGGCCTCGGGGCTGAGAAGAGGTGCAGCATGGCAGGGTAGGACTTTTCCTGCAGAGCTGAGAAGGGGGGCCAGGGTGCACAAGGCGCCCTGAGTGCTTCGGGGCCCAGGTAGGGGAGCGCCCAAAGTGCCAGAGGGAGAGAATTGCAGAAACGCGTTGAGGCATCCTGCTTCCGGTAAGTAAGCACTCTGAGAGCACAGGCCGCCAACCCTCGAGCTCCCCACCACCGTCCCCCCCGCCAcacctgcccccccgcccccccacaccgCCATTTGAAACTTCTCAACAAACCACATGGCGCCCTGGGGTAACATCCAGATTTCCTGAGCCTGAGTTTTCGCTCCTGTTTCTCAGAGGAGTTTCCCAAGTGCAACAACTCACCTGCACACACCTAGCCCACAGGCTCCTCAGCGACGACCGGTCCCTGTCTGGGCTCCCTCCACTGGGGCCTTTGTACCCCTGAGGTAGTGCCTCAGGGGGCTGGGCCACAGGTCCTCACTTATGAGCTGAAATCGAAACAGCCCACGGGAGGGCTGTCCCAGACAGCTCTGCACAAACCCGGGGCCTCCAGCATCACCATTTCTGACCATGGCCCGTGCAGCCTCACCTCAGCAATCTTGCCCGAGCCTGGAAGACTGTGCTCTGACAGCCAGTTGAAGAGGTTGACGCTGGTTGTGTCAAGCCTGCGGCTGGGCGCCCCCCGTTCGTAGTCCCAGAACCAGTGGACCACGGTCGAACGAGTGGCCCGATAGCCTGAAGCAATAGGGACCTGCTAGTGTGGTCCCCTACTTGCCCAGCGTCCACACCCatctcccagcccaccccacccgtTCTGcgtgccctcccacccctgcgTCCAGGAACCCCATCTCGCCTGCAAGGCTCAGACGATATTCCTTGATGATCACTTCATTCAGGAAGTAGGGGTTGCTCCGGAAGAAGAACATCAACCTGCAGCGGGTACTTCGGCCCACCCAGTTCCCTCACCTGCGGAGACGTGGTGGCAGGTGTCCTCTGTGCCCGCTGCCTGACTTGGCCTGCTTGCCGGAAGCATCcgcctccctttcccttcctccccctgctcCGACCACTCCCACCTTGAGTCCAGGCCCCCACACCTGCCTGCCCCTCGCCCAGCCCAGCCTGACCTCCAGAAGTGACCAAGTACTCAAGCATGTCTTCATCTTGCTCACTGATGATGTCTGATATCTGGGGGTGGTTCCGAATCTGCTCTTTGGTCAAGAAGCCTTCGGAGCCAACGGAATGCACAGCTGAGAGCCACGGACTTCGACTGGACCCGAAACAGAGACTGCCTCGGCCCTCCCACCAGGACCCCGCACGTGTGccctcttcctgtcccctcccccggcTGCCTTTACTCACACAGGCTCAGGACGCTGCTACCCCTGGTGCATGTTCTCCTGAGGCTGCCTGCACTGTGACCGGAGGGCCCCCCTCCGGCCCTCCCGAGACACCTGCCCTTCTGCAGGGCGTGCTGGTGCAGGCGACTCGGGCCTCAGGTTCCCCTGCCCgcgcccttccctgccccttggGCTGCCCGAGAAAGCAGCGCGCCTGTCCCGCAGAAACTGTGCCAACGCGCAAGGATTTCTAGAGACCGCTGCTTTGCGAGAAGGCAGTCTCCCTCTTTGGAACTCCCCCAAACCCGCGGAGTGCCATCAAaagggtgtgtctgtgtgtttgtgggtgtgcaCGTGGCCGGGGATGCACACCTGGGTGTGCCTGTGGAAGGAGGGTGGGAACAGGCTCTGTCGCCTGCCCCCAAAGCTCCTTGGGACCTGATGTGTGACAAGAACACGTGAAGGAACGCGTCCAGGAGGCGGGCGCGGGCCACCCCTCTCTTTCCCGAGGTCCTGGAGCAAACTATCCTTGCGACTCTTGGGGTGCTGCGTAGCAGTGCGCCTTGGATATCTGCCGTGTGGGAATGTTAGCTCGTGCCCACACGTTCTGCGCTGGCGCCCGGAGTCAGCTGTTCCCGCCCTGCTGGGCCCTCAGGCTCCCCGCCTATCATCACCCCGCTCCACCCCTCTACGCGGCCTTACTGTACCTCTGCAGGTGCCAAgctctacccccccccccccacacccctgcccctcgCGCGCCCTGCCCCTCCTCGCCCTCTCACCACAGCGGACCGCCcggacccccacccctccccccctccccccgccacggAGAGCATGGGGGAAGGATATGGCTTTGGCCCAGAAACCAGGGATGCACTGGATGATGCTCCGCCTACGCTCTAGAATGGGCTTCCGCCGCTCGGCCGAGGCCAGCTTCACACCAAGGTAGACCCTGTGGCCTCGGGCGCTCTCGGCCCTCAGCTGGCACTGCAGGGCCGCCAGCGCCTCCAGGGGTGGCCGCGCGCTGCTCCCACCTGGCTTCTCCTCTGCCCTTACTGGGGCCTCTTCTGCGGTCAGCTTCTTGTCCCCCGGCCCCACTTCCACCACCTGCGCGAGACCCCGCATGTCCAGCACCCAGCCTGTGTCTGGGTCCCCCGCgccaccctctgcccagccagGCACGCCACCTCCAGCAGGCTCTTAGGGCCTGGGCTTCTGCAgagcacccccactcccctcgTAGCTATCCTTGGCCAGCCCACCGCCACCTGGCCCTCAAGGCCACCCCCCGCCGCCTTCCGTGACTCCCATGCGCTGCGCTGCCGCGAGATCCCGACAGCCCTGTCACCTGGAGGGCCTTGGCGGGTGCCATGGTCACCCCAGTAGCGCACGATGCACCGCTGATTGCGTGCACAGCCGCACTCGCCATGTTTGCAGGCTCCGCGGCTGGGCAGCTGGCCCGCGACACCGCCCTTACCCACATTCTGTCAGCCTTTCTAGGCCCTGGCCAGCCAAGGCGCTGGTGCCAGTGGGAgcgcgcgcacgcgcgcgcgcgaACCTGCCTGCCTTCCAGTCGCCCCCTAGTGGAGAGGAAGACCAGGGGTCCAGGAGCAGGCTGTGGGCCACGCCCAGCCCGGTGACCTCCTCTGAGGTCCTTCCGGCCCGCGCTACCCTGAGCGGCGCACTCCTAGGCCCCGCCTGTCGGCCCACTTGCTGGGGGCGCCTAACCCTCTCACGCATCAAGCCGGTGCCCACGAAGTTCACCCTCTGACCTTTTCTGGCCCTTCCCCGGCCGTGGCCGCCTACTGTGTGTAGACTGCAGGTGCTGAGGAGGGCTTCTCCCTACCTGTTCACCTCTCCAGGGCACTTTCCCAGGGTCACTCTGCAAGACCCAGTGAGAGGCACAGGGTCGCAGGTCCTGAAGCACAGGCTACTGCTGGCAGGGACCCCCCTGCAGGTGCCAGGGCCAGGCAATGGGAAAGCCTGCCCCTGAAGGAGactccagcctcccctccaga
Proteins encoded in this window:
- the LOC114489360 gene encoding testis-specific Y-encoded protein 1-like encodes the protein MWVRAVSRASCPAAEPANMASAAVHAISGASCATGVTMAPAKALQVVEVGPGDKKLTAEEAPVRAEEKPGGSSARPPLEALAALQCQLRAESARGHRVYLGVKLASAERRKPILERRRSIIQCIPGFWAKAIRNHPQISDIISEQDEDMLEYLVTSGGYRATRSTVVHWFWDYERGAPSRRLDTTSVNLFNWLSEHSLPGSGKIAEAEGGDSTGVFELEDRRLVVEGRSGDAVLVEADWGALE